One Calditrichota bacterium genomic window, TGAGAGATGTCGTCCCTCTCCTGCTCGTGGTGCTCACTTTCGCCTGTAGCTACTCATTCTTCCTCACCCACGTGCGCTATCGCTTGCCGGTTGAGCCCTACCTCATCATTTTGGCAAGCGTCGGTTGGTGGTGCGTATGGGGGAGAATGAGGCCCGGAGAGCGAAGGGCTTTGGCTGCCCCTTTTTTGCGGCCGGATGATAATGGAACATGAAAGAGCGCCTTGTCAAAAACTTTGCGGGCGGCAATTGGCTGCTGATGGCGATCCTGGTGGTCGCCTTGGGTCTGCGTCTCCTCGGCATTCAGTTCGGCAAGCCATTCCGCTATCATCCCGATGAGATCAAGCTCGTCGTACAGGCAGGACGGTTGCTGGAGCCTGGGGGACGGAGCACGGAGGGCCTTTTCGGCTTAGGCTCCTATCCTCCTTTGTACACCTATCTGCTGGCGCTCGTGTACGGCGGGTACGGGGCCGTAGGGGTGGCTTTGGGCGTCTTTAGGACGGCGACGGCGTTCAAGGAGTTTTACTACGTCAACACCTTCACCTTTCACCTCATCGGCAGGGTGGTGACGGCCATGCTTGGCACCGCTACCGTCTTACTTGTCTATTCCTTGGGGGCCCGGGCCTACAACCGGCGAGTCGGCCTGCTCGCCGCAGCATTTTGTGCGACGGTTTTCTTGCATGTCCGCAATTCCCACTACGTGACCGTGGACGTGCCGGCGACCTTCATGGCGACCGCTGCCTTCTTGGGCGCGGTGCTCGTGGCACAGCGAGGTAGATGGCCAGAGGTGGTTGCAGGTGGGTTGCTCACCGGCTTGGCTGCAGCCACCAAGTACAACGTCGGTTTGGTGGCGGTGCCCTTCGTGCTGGCTTTGCTCATGCGCGGGAACAAAGAGGGAAGAGGTTTCGCTGCTGCAGTTCGGGATCCGGCCCTCTACGTGGGTCTGGCTTCTGTCGCCGTGGGTTTCGTGATGGGCTGCCCTTTGGTCGTGGCCGATCCGCAACGATTTCTGCGAGGCTTCTTCACCTACAGCGACCTGCAGGCCCAGGGCAAAGTAGGCGTTGGGGGAGGGTTTTTCGCCTATTTTACCGGTGGGCTTTCGCCAGGCTACGGGGTGTTCAGCCACAACTCGGTGCCTGCGGCCATCGGTCCGGTGCTCATGGTGCTCGGCCTCATTGGCATGCTGCGCCTCTTGCTGCGCCCGACCCGCACGAATCTGCTGCTCATTTCATTCGTGGTGCCTTACTACCTGTTGATTGGTTTGGTCAACTACAAGACCATGCGCCAGTTTCTCCCTTTGGTGCCGTTCTTCACACTTGCAGCCGCGGCCCTTGTGGACGGGTTGATGGCCCAG contains:
- a CDS encoding glycosyltransferase family 39 protein, with protein sequence MKERLVKNFAGGNWLLMAILVVALGLRLLGIQFGKPFRYHPDEIKLVVQAGRLLEPGGRSTEGLFGLGSYPPLYTYLLALVYGGYGAVGVALGVFRTATAFKEFYYVNTFTFHLIGRVVTAMLGTATVLLVYSLGARAYNRRVGLLAAAFCATVFLHVRNSHYVTVDVPATFMATAAFLGAVLVAQRGRWPEVVAGGLLTGLAAATKYNVGLVAVPFVLALLMRGNKEGRGFAAAVRDPALYVGLASVAVGFVMGCPLVVADPQRFLRGFFTYSDLQAQGKVGVGGGFFAYFTGGLSPGYGVFSHNSVPAAIGPVLMVLGLIGMLRLLLRPTRTNLLLISFVVPYYLLIGLVNYKTMRQFLPLVPFFTLAAAALVDGLMAQVRMQSKWRDFAWAVIVASAVAPELYKDLRWALVMRSPDPRTLAKAWIEEHVPAGTVIAVEKYGPPLLDQDDPKATLRVRSGHYRCTYQIVDSQTRLSFGYRGEPDSLLPVQDYLASRGAEYFVEDSFTRGSFYLALSEKSFPRLVGHRRAFYSWLEHEAEKVARFAPEHTWANLFPTIVVYRLPGAAAGRHFGQASHGRAEAGQHDVGLR